In one Cyprinus carpio isolate SPL01 chromosome B2, ASM1834038v1, whole genome shotgun sequence genomic region, the following are encoded:
- the LOC109073645 gene encoding LOW QUALITY PROTEIN: zinc finger protein 414-like (The sequence of the model RefSeq protein was modified relative to this genomic sequence to represent the inferred CDS: deleted 1 base in 1 codon) gives MLTLGAGLTGTGTIPLPQLQTITMEGCQMSCSFFGCKRTYNSPEALNSHLQDHQKNTAQSLPGKTFLCSHIGCDGSFNNMQQLMEHMRHHYKPNYFFLCESCRAKLRSYRTLLKHLQTCAKVAKNKAAKIETGMASDTDPTNVPPASADMESSAPLLDPNAPEEMESMPSLPTNPTLTSMPVTQRPPENNPFTNPIPAGPVTVPLATLNPASIQNLPCQPESPYSSFPPALSPVNSVFQADPGLQQQQRSPRSGPPSLTASPPLPSPPGSNAVWRKNQGQSFNCRILWEHTRGRYSCLQCGHCTPDRGEMTAHIEGQHRKRGGGVKCDHDTEIATASLLAKTSLNSENSTYTQL, from the exons ATGTTAACGTTG GGTGCAGGTCTGACTGGAACAGGAACAATCCCACTACCTCAACTACAAACAATCACCATGGAGG GCTGTCAAATGTCCTGCTCATTTTTTGGGTGCAAGAGGACCTACAATAGTCCTGAAGCACTGAATAGTCATCTTCAGGACCATCAAAAGAACACTGCCCAGTCTCTTCCAG GAAAAACGTTCCTGTGCTCTCATATAGGATGTGACGGTTCATTCAACAACATGCAGCAGCTAATGGAACATATGAGGCACCACTACAAGCCaaattattttttcct GTGCGAGAGCTGCAGGGCCAAACTGCGTTCTTACCGCACTCTTCTCAAACACCTGCAGACCTGTGCTAAAGTTGCTAAGAACAAGGCTGCAAAAATAGAGACCGGAATGGCATCTGACACAGATCCCACCAATGTTCCGCCCGCTTCCGCTGACATGGAATCATCTGCACCCCTCTTAGACCCAAATGCACCTGAGGAGATGGAGTCTATGCCCTCTTTGCCCACAAATCCAACACTGACAAGCATGCCAGTAACCCAGCGGCCCCCAGAAAATAACCCATTCACTAACCCCATACCTGCAGGGCCTGTAACTGTGCCGCTTGCCACTCTAAATCCTGCCTCAATCCAAAATCTTCCTTGCCAACCAGAATCTCCCTACAGCTCCTTTCCACCTGCTCTGTCTCCTGTTAACTCAGTCTTCCAGGCAGATCCGGGCCTACAGCAGCAGCAGAGGTCTCCTAGGTCTGGTCCTCCCAGTCTAACGGCTTCACCGCCCCTGCCGTCACCACCAGGATCAAACGCAGTCTGGAGGAAGAACCAAG GTCAGTCCTTCAACTGCCGAATCCTTTGGGAGCACACAAGAGGTCGGTACAGTTGCCTACAGTGCGGCCACTGCACCCCAGACCGGGGGGAGATGACCGCTCATATTGAGGGCCAA CACAGGAAAAGAGGGGGGGGGGTGAAGTGTGATCATG ATACAGAGATTGCCACCGCATCTTTACTGGCTAAGACTTCACTAAACTCTGAGAACTCAACTTATACACAGCTCTAA